A portion of the Micromonospora tarapacensis genome contains these proteins:
- the pcaC gene encoding 4-carboxymuconolactone decarboxylase gives MTDQQRHEAGMAVRRQVLGDAHVDRAVANTDGFTADFQDLITRYAWGEIWARPGLDRRTRSVITLAVLATLHHDEELAMHVRAALRNGLTAEEIGEILLQVAVYAGVPAANRAFKVAQETLRQEAR, from the coding sequence GTGACCGACCAGCAGCGGCACGAGGCCGGGATGGCGGTACGCCGGCAGGTGCTGGGCGACGCGCACGTGGACCGGGCCGTCGCCAACACCGACGGGTTCACCGCCGACTTCCAGGACCTCATCACCCGCTACGCGTGGGGCGAGATCTGGGCCCGCCCCGGCCTGGACCGGCGGACCCGCAGCGTCATCACGCTCGCGGTGCTGGCCACCCTGCACCACGACGAGGAGCTGGCCATGCACGTGCGCGCCGCGCTGCGCAACGGCCTGACCGCCGAGGAGATCGGCGAGATCCTGCTGCAGGTGGCCGTCTACGCGGGGGTACCGGCGGCGAACCGGGCGTTCAAGGTGGCCCAGGAGACGCTGCGGCAGGAGGCCCGGTGA
- the pcaD gene encoding 3-oxoadipate enol-lactonase: MTAGLHTAVDGPPDAPVLVLGSSLGATGAMWRPQVAALAARFRVIRYDHLGHGASVVPPGPYTIDLLGRKVLRLLDEVGAGRVHYAGLSLGGMVGMWLAAHAPDRIDRLALLCTSASLGPADGWRSRAATARAGRLDTIADAIVERWFTPAFAAAHPDTVAAYRDMLVATPAAGYAACCEAIAGMDLRPDLAAVRAATLVIGAAGDPATPPGHAADIAERIPSARLAVLDGAAHLANVEQPEAVTRLLTAHFDPEGMVIP, encoded by the coding sequence GTGACCGCCGGGCTGCACACCGCGGTGGACGGCCCACCGGACGCGCCGGTGCTGGTGCTGGGCAGCTCCCTGGGCGCCACCGGCGCCATGTGGCGGCCACAGGTCGCGGCGCTGGCCGCGCGATTCCGGGTGATCCGGTACGACCACCTCGGCCACGGCGCCTCGGTGGTGCCACCCGGCCCGTACACGATCGACCTGCTCGGCCGGAAGGTGCTGCGGCTGCTGGACGAGGTGGGCGCCGGGCGGGTCCACTACGCCGGGCTCTCCCTCGGCGGGATGGTCGGCATGTGGCTGGCCGCGCACGCCCCCGACCGGATCGACCGCCTCGCCCTGCTGTGCACCTCGGCCTCGCTCGGGCCGGCCGACGGCTGGCGGTCCCGGGCCGCCACCGCCCGCGCCGGCCGGCTGGACACCATCGCCGACGCGATCGTCGAGCGCTGGTTCACCCCGGCGTTCGCCGCCGCGCATCCCGACACCGTCGCCGCCTACCGGGACATGCTTGTGGCCACTCCCGCGGCCGGGTACGCCGCCTGCTGCGAGGCGATCGCCGGGATGGACCTGCGCCCGGATCTGGCGGCGGTGCGCGCCGCGACGCTGGTGATCGGCGCCGCCGGCGACCCGGCGACCCCGCCGGGGCACGCCGCCGACATCGCCGAGCGGATCCCGTCCGCGCGCCTGGCCGTGCTGGACGGCGCGGCGCACCTGGCCAACGTCGAGCAACCCGAGGCCGTCACCCGCCTGTTGACGGCCCACTTCGACCCGGAGGGCATGGTGATCCCGTGA
- the pcaB gene encoding 3-carboxy-cis,cis-muconate cycloisomerase: MRPSSSPSEALLRGLSGTPDVDAELGDRSLLQAMLDVEAALARAGAEAGLLPASTADEIARQCRADRYDPAAIGAAADAAGNPVVPLVRELTAAVAEPARPWVHHGATSQDVLDSALGLVVVRAAGPLLAHLTGAADAAARLARTHRDTLMVARTLGQQAAPTTFGLKAAGWLVALVQARTRLSGVCAALPAQLGGAVGTLAAYGPAGSVVVDRFAAHLGLAASPLPWHTRRQPLLDVAAALGGLLAVTGKVALDVGLLAQTEVGEVAEGGAGRGGSSAMPHKRNPVDSVLVTAAARRGPGLVGTLFAAAGQEHERAATGGWHAEWEPLLDLVHLAGGAAARTARMLAGLEVDRPRMRANLDASGGLLLAEAVAARLAPALGRSGAHDVVRRAAGRPAFREALLTDPDVRAHLSERDVDAALDPAAWLGSAGELVDRALDLHREARP; this comes from the coding sequence ATGAGACCGTCTTCTTCGCCGTCTGAGGCACTGCTGCGCGGGCTCTCCGGCACGCCGGACGTCGACGCCGAACTCGGCGACCGCAGCCTGCTACAGGCGATGCTGGACGTGGAGGCCGCGCTGGCCCGGGCCGGCGCCGAGGCCGGCCTGCTGCCCGCGTCGACGGCCGACGAGATCGCCCGGCAGTGCCGCGCCGACCGGTACGACCCGGCCGCCATCGGTGCCGCGGCCGACGCCGCCGGCAACCCCGTCGTCCCGCTCGTGCGGGAACTGACCGCCGCGGTCGCCGAACCGGCCCGCCCCTGGGTGCACCACGGCGCCACCAGCCAGGACGTGCTCGACAGCGCGCTGGGGCTGGTGGTGGTCCGGGCCGCCGGGCCGTTGCTGGCGCACCTCACCGGCGCCGCCGACGCCGCCGCCCGGCTCGCCCGGACCCACCGGGACACCCTGATGGTCGCCCGCACCCTCGGCCAGCAGGCCGCCCCCACCACCTTCGGCCTGAAGGCGGCCGGCTGGCTGGTCGCCCTGGTCCAGGCCCGGACCCGGCTGTCCGGGGTGTGCGCCGCGCTGCCCGCGCAGCTCGGCGGGGCGGTCGGCACCCTCGCCGCGTACGGCCCGGCCGGTTCGGTGGTGGTCGACCGGTTCGCCGCCCACCTGGGCCTGGCGGCGAGCCCGTTGCCCTGGCACACCCGCCGTCAGCCCCTGCTCGACGTCGCCGCGGCCCTCGGCGGGCTGCTCGCCGTCACCGGCAAGGTCGCGCTGGACGTCGGCCTGCTCGCGCAGACCGAGGTCGGGGAGGTCGCCGAGGGGGGCGCCGGACGCGGCGGGTCGTCGGCGATGCCGCACAAGCGCAACCCGGTCGACTCGGTGCTGGTCACCGCCGCCGCCCGGCGTGGCCCTGGGCTGGTCGGCACCCTGTTCGCCGCCGCCGGGCAGGAGCACGAGCGGGCCGCCACCGGCGGCTGGCACGCCGAATGGGAACCCCTGCTGGACCTGGTGCACCTCGCCGGCGGGGCCGCCGCCCGTACCGCCCGGATGCTGGCCGGCCTGGAAGTGGACCGGCCGCGGATGCGGGCCAACCTCGACGCCAGCGGCGGCCTGCTGCTCGCCGAGGCCGTCGCGGCCCGGCTGGCGCCGGCCCTGGGCCGCTCCGGCGCCCACGACGTGGTCCGCCGCGCCGCCGGCCGGCCCGCCTTCCGGGAGGCGCTGCTCACCGACCCGGACGTCCGCGCCCACCTGTCCGAACGGGACGTCGACGCCGCACTCGACCCGGCCGCCTGGCTCGGCTCCGCCGGCGAGCTGGTCGACCGCGCTCTCGACCTGCACCGCGAGGCGCGGCCGTGA
- the pcaG gene encoding protocatechuate 3,4-dioxygenase subunit alpha, whose protein sequence is MSERLGVTPAQTVGPYLHIGLHWPDGPYVVPEGTAGAFWLRGSIVDGTGAAVVDAMVESWQADPDGRFDHPDDPRGARPPAVDGFRGFGRAETDTQGRYALHTVRPGPLPAPEGGTEAPHLTLSVFARGLLHRLVTRVYFPGEPGNAADPVLRTVEPGRRDTLLARSTADGFQFDIRLQGEHETVFFAV, encoded by the coding sequence ATGAGTGAGCGACTGGGCGTCACGCCCGCCCAGACCGTCGGGCCGTACCTGCACATCGGGCTGCACTGGCCCGACGGCCCGTACGTGGTGCCCGAGGGCACGGCCGGTGCGTTCTGGCTGCGTGGGTCGATCGTCGACGGCACCGGCGCCGCCGTGGTCGACGCGATGGTGGAGAGCTGGCAGGCCGACCCGGACGGCCGCTTCGACCACCCCGACGACCCGCGCGGAGCCCGGCCACCGGCGGTCGACGGGTTCCGCGGCTTCGGCCGCGCCGAGACCGACACCCAGGGCCGGTACGCGCTGCACACCGTCCGGCCGGGGCCGCTACCCGCCCCGGAGGGCGGGACCGAGGCACCGCACCTGACCCTGTCCGTGTTCGCCCGTGGTCTGCTGCACCGCCTGGTCACCCGGGTCTACTTTCCCGGCGAGCCGGGAAACGCGGCCGACCCGGTGCTGCGTACCGTCGAACCCGGCCGCCGTGACACGCTGCTGGCACGATCGACGGCCGACGGGTTCCAGTTCGACATCCGCCTACAGGGAGAGCATGAGACCGTCTTCTTCGCCGTCTGA
- the pcaH gene encoding protocatechuate 3,4-dioxygenase subunit beta: MTQDTGRKLVLPGYRRDDVDAHPPLLSPGYGSTVTRAPRQPLVFLPQRLTEVTGPLLGEGRLGELDHDLTRQHDGEALGQRIIVHGRVLDGDGRAVPHTLVEIWQANAAGRYRHAADTWPAPLDPHFTGVGRALTDERGRYHFVTVQPGAYPWRNHDNAWRPAHIHFSLFGRAFTQRLVTQMYFPGDPLFFQDPVFNAVRDPRARQRMVARYDHAATRPEWALAYEFDIVLRGREATVFEGEDDDE, encoded by the coding sequence ATGACCCAGGACACCGGCCGGAAACTGGTGCTGCCGGGCTACCGGCGCGACGACGTCGACGCCCACCCGCCCCTGCTCAGCCCCGGCTACGGCTCCACCGTGACCCGCGCCCCCCGGCAACCGCTGGTCTTCCTGCCGCAGCGGCTCACCGAGGTCACCGGCCCGCTGCTCGGCGAGGGTCGCCTCGGCGAGCTCGACCACGACCTGACCCGCCAGCACGACGGTGAAGCGCTCGGGCAGCGGATCATCGTGCACGGGCGGGTGCTGGACGGCGACGGTCGTGCCGTGCCGCACACCCTGGTCGAGATCTGGCAGGCCAACGCCGCGGGCCGCTACCGGCACGCCGCCGACACCTGGCCGGCGCCACTGGACCCGCACTTCACCGGTGTCGGGCGTGCCCTGACCGACGAGCGGGGGCGGTACCACTTCGTCACCGTGCAACCCGGTGCCTACCCGTGGCGCAACCACGACAACGCCTGGCGGCCCGCGCACATCCACTTCTCCCTGTTCGGCCGGGCGTTCACCCAGCGGCTGGTGACCCAGATGTACTTCCCGGGCGACCCGCTGTTCTTCCAGGACCCGGTCTTCAACGCGGTCCGCGACCCGCGGGCGCGCCAGCGGATGGTCGCCCGGTACGACCACGCCGCCACCCGCCCGGAATGGGCGTTGGCCTACGAGTTCGACATCGTGCTGCGGGGCCGGGAGGCCACCGTGTTCGAGGGCGAGGACGACGATGAGTGA
- a CDS encoding CoA-transferase subunit beta, whose amino-acid sequence MAGYTADEMMTVAAARQLRDGTACFVGIGLPSTAANLARATHAPALVLIYESGCLGAKPDRLPLSIGDGILADTADAVISVPEVFNYWLQPGRVDVGFLGAAQLDRYGNINTTVIGGDYADPKVRLPGAGGAPEIAASCGEVVVVVRQSLRTFTERVDFVTSVGYGAGPGDRARLGLRGGGPGR is encoded by the coding sequence ATGGCCGGCTACACCGCCGACGAGATGATGACGGTCGCCGCCGCCCGGCAGCTGCGCGACGGGACCGCCTGCTTCGTCGGGATCGGGCTGCCCAGCACCGCGGCGAACCTGGCCCGTGCCACCCACGCCCCCGCTCTGGTGCTCATCTACGAGTCGGGCTGCCTCGGCGCGAAGCCCGACCGGCTGCCGCTGTCCATCGGCGACGGCATCCTCGCCGACACCGCCGACGCGGTGATCTCGGTGCCCGAGGTGTTCAACTACTGGCTGCAACCCGGCCGCGTCGACGTCGGCTTTCTCGGTGCCGCGCAGCTCGACCGGTACGGCAACATCAACACCACCGTCATCGGCGGGGACTACGCAGACCCGAAGGTCCGCCTGCCCGGCGCCGGTGGCGCCCCGGAGATCGCCGCCTCCTGCGGCGAGGTGGTGGTCGTCGTCCGGCAGAGCCTGCGTACGTTCACCGAACGCGTCGACTTCGTCACCTCGGTCGGCTACGGCGCCGGTCCCGGCGACCGGGCGCGCCTCGGGCTGCGCGGCGGCGGCCCCGGACGGTGA
- a CDS encoding CoA transferase subunit A, producing the protein MAKLVSLSDGVAELVRDGDVVALEGFTHLIPFAAGHEIIRQGRRDLTLVRMTPDVIYDQLIGAGCARRLVFSWGGNPGVGSLHRFRDAAQNSWPGPLELEEHSHAGMANRYVAGASGLPFAVLRGYTGTDLPRHTTNIRSIDCPFTGETLAAVPALRPDVTVVHAQRADRAGNVQMWGITGVQKEAVLAARRSLVTVEEIVDELEPVPGQVVLPGWAISAVAPVPGGAHPSYAQGYSVRDNDFYVAWDEISRDRDTFQDWIARHVRNAEVHQ; encoded by the coding sequence ATGGCGAAGCTCGTCTCGCTGTCCGACGGCGTCGCGGAGTTGGTCCGCGACGGTGACGTGGTGGCGCTGGAAGGGTTCACCCACCTCATCCCGTTCGCCGCCGGCCACGAGATCATCCGGCAGGGGCGGCGTGACCTGACCCTGGTGCGGATGACACCCGACGTCATCTACGACCAGCTCATCGGTGCCGGCTGTGCCCGCCGCCTGGTCTTCTCCTGGGGCGGCAACCCCGGCGTCGGCTCGTTGCACCGCTTCCGCGACGCCGCGCAGAACTCCTGGCCCGGGCCGCTGGAGCTGGAGGAACACAGCCACGCGGGGATGGCCAACCGGTACGTCGCCGGCGCCTCCGGCCTGCCGTTCGCCGTGCTGCGCGGCTACACCGGCACCGACCTGCCCCGGCACACCACCAACATCCGCAGCATCGACTGCCCGTTCACCGGCGAGACCCTGGCCGCGGTCCCCGCCCTGCGCCCCGATGTCACCGTGGTGCACGCCCAGCGGGCCGACCGCGCGGGCAACGTGCAGATGTGGGGCATCACCGGGGTGCAGAAGGAGGCGGTGCTGGCCGCCCGGCGGTCACTGGTCACCGTCGAGGAGATCGTCGACGAGCTCGAACCCGTACCCGGACAGGTCGTCCTGCCCGGCTGGGCGATCAGCGCGGTGGCACCCGTGCCCGGCGGCGCACACCCGTCGTACGCCCAGGGCTACTCCGTCCGCGACAACGACTTCTACGTAGCCTGGGACGAGATCAGCCGGGACCGCGACACGTTCCAGGACTGGATCGCGCGGCACGTGCGCAACGCGGAGGTGCACCAGTGA
- a CDS encoding benzaldehyde dehydrogenase, which produces MSLLDTDTWHGRLYSDGWVQAAGGTATVRAPATGEEIGQVGVADADDVTRASARAAVAQRAWAATSYVERAAVLRRAGALWEQHAAEVGDWVVRESGSIPPKGVLETSTAAQECYEAATLPSRSLGEIIPSAQPRLSLARRLPVGVVGVISPFNAPLILAIRSVAPALALGNAVVLKPDLRTAVCGGLAIARVFEEAGLPEGLLHVLPGGVATGEALVADPHVRVISFTGSSAAGRKVGEAAARHLKRAHLELGGNSALVVLDDADLDLAVSAGAWGSFLHQGQICMTTGRHLVHESVAERYVTELAAKADHLPVGDPAKEQVALGPIIDEGQRDKIHSLVEASVAAGARLAAGGTYEGLFYRPTVLADVTPTTPAYAQEVFGPVAPVLTFTDLDEAAALAGASEYGLSLGILSRDVMKAMALAERIPSGIVHINDQTVSDEAVAPFGGVGASGTGSRFGGAAANVEAFTETQWVTMQGDITRYPF; this is translated from the coding sequence ATGTCCCTGCTCGACACCGACACCTGGCACGGCCGGCTCTACAGCGACGGCTGGGTGCAGGCGGCCGGCGGCACCGCCACCGTTCGCGCCCCCGCCACCGGCGAGGAGATCGGCCAGGTCGGCGTGGCCGACGCCGACGACGTCACCCGGGCCAGCGCCCGGGCCGCCGTTGCGCAGCGGGCCTGGGCCGCCACCAGCTACGTGGAGCGAGCCGCCGTGCTACGCCGGGCCGGTGCGTTGTGGGAGCAGCACGCCGCCGAGGTCGGCGACTGGGTGGTCCGCGAGTCCGGGTCGATCCCGCCGAAGGGCGTCCTGGAGACCAGCACCGCCGCCCAGGAGTGCTACGAGGCCGCGACACTGCCCTCGCGTTCGCTCGGTGAGATCATCCCCAGCGCGCAGCCACGACTGAGCCTGGCCCGCCGGCTACCGGTCGGCGTGGTGGGCGTCATCTCACCGTTCAACGCCCCGCTGATCCTGGCCATCCGTTCGGTGGCCCCGGCGCTGGCGCTGGGTAACGCGGTGGTGCTCAAGCCGGACCTGCGTACGGCGGTCTGCGGCGGGCTGGCCATCGCCCGGGTCTTCGAGGAGGCCGGGCTGCCCGAGGGGCTGCTGCACGTGCTGCCCGGCGGCGTGGCAACCGGCGAGGCGCTGGTCGCCGACCCGCACGTGCGGGTGATCAGCTTCACCGGTTCGTCCGCCGCAGGCCGCAAGGTCGGCGAGGCCGCCGCCCGGCACCTCAAGCGGGCGCACCTGGAGTTGGGCGGCAACTCCGCGCTGGTGGTGCTCGACGACGCGGACCTGGACCTCGCCGTCTCGGCCGGCGCGTGGGGTTCCTTCCTGCACCAGGGGCAGATCTGCATGACCACCGGCCGGCACCTGGTCCACGAGAGCGTCGCCGAGCGGTACGTCACCGAGCTGGCCGCCAAGGCCGACCACCTGCCGGTCGGCGACCCCGCCAAGGAGCAGGTGGCGCTCGGACCGATCATCGACGAAGGTCAGCGCGACAAGATTCACTCACTGGTCGAGGCGAGCGTCGCCGCGGGCGCCCGGCTCGCTGCCGGCGGCACCTACGAGGGGCTGTTCTACCGCCCGACCGTGCTCGCCGACGTCACCCCGACCACCCCGGCGTACGCGCAGGAGGTCTTCGGCCCGGTCGCCCCGGTGCTCACCTTCACCGACCTGGACGAGGCGGCGGCGCTGGCCGGCGCCAGCGAATACGGGCTGTCGCTGGGCATCCTCAGTCGCGACGTGATGAAGGCGATGGCGCTGGCCGAGCGCATTCCCAGCGGCATCGTGCACATCAACGACCAGACCGTCAGCGACGAGGCGGTGGCGCCGTTCGGCGGCGTCGGCGCCTCCGGCACCGGATCCAGGTTCGGCGGGGCGGCGGCCAACGTGGAGGCGTTCACCGAGACGCAGTGGGTGACGATGCAGGGTGACATCACCCGTTACCCGTTCTGA
- the pobA gene encoding 4-hydroxybenzoate 3-monooxygenase, whose translation MRTQVGIVGAGPAGLMLSHLLHRQGISSVVLESRSRDYVEHRLRAGVLEQGSVDLLRDTGLGTRMEREGMRHEGIELRFDGESHRVPMTELTGRAITVYGQQEVVKDLIAARLAAGGTILFEAEAVRLAGLESAPVVHFRHEGREEELHCDFVVGCDGFHGVSRSAVPDGVLRSYERVYPFAWLGVLAAARPAVDELIYAHHERGFALYSLRSPEISRLYLQVPADEDIADWPDERIWAELRTRLETVPGWTLNEGPILEKSITPLRSFVVEPMQWQRLFLAGDAVHIVPPTGAKGMNLALADVALLGDAFAAWYADGSTELLDGYSTAALRRVWRAQQFSWWMTSMLHRLNADDPYEAKLQSATLRYVTTSRAYATSLAENYVGLPQV comes from the coding sequence ATGCGCACCCAGGTCGGCATCGTCGGGGCGGGACCGGCCGGTCTCATGCTGTCGCACCTGCTGCACCGGCAGGGCATCTCCTCGGTGGTGCTGGAAAGTCGCAGCCGGGACTACGTCGAACACCGGCTGCGTGCCGGGGTGCTCGAACAGGGCTCGGTCGACCTGCTCCGCGACACCGGGCTGGGCACCCGCATGGAGCGGGAGGGGATGCGGCACGAGGGCATCGAGCTGCGCTTCGACGGTGAGTCGCACCGGGTGCCGATGACCGAGCTGACCGGGCGGGCGATCACCGTCTACGGGCAGCAGGAGGTCGTCAAGGACCTGATCGCCGCCCGCCTGGCCGCTGGCGGGACGATCCTGTTCGAGGCCGAGGCGGTACGCCTTGCCGGCCTGGAGTCCGCTCCGGTGGTCCACTTCCGGCACGAGGGCCGCGAGGAGGAACTGCACTGTGACTTCGTGGTGGGCTGCGACGGCTTCCACGGGGTGAGCCGGAGCGCCGTGCCCGACGGGGTGCTGCGCAGCTACGAGCGGGTCTATCCGTTCGCCTGGCTGGGCGTCCTCGCCGCCGCCCGGCCCGCGGTCGACGAGCTGATCTACGCCCACCACGAGCGGGGCTTCGCCCTCTACAGTCTGCGCTCGCCCGAGATCTCCCGGCTCTACCTCCAGGTCCCCGCCGACGAGGACATCGCCGACTGGCCGGACGAGCGGATCTGGGCGGAGCTGCGCACCCGGCTGGAGACGGTGCCGGGCTGGACCCTCAACGAGGGCCCGATCCTGGAGAAGTCGATCACCCCGTTGCGCAGCTTCGTGGTCGAGCCGATGCAGTGGCAGCGACTCTTCCTGGCCGGCGACGCGGTGCACATCGTCCCGCCCACCGGCGCCAAGGGCATGAACCTCGCCCTCGCCGACGTGGCGCTGCTCGGCGACGCCTTCGCGGCCTGGTATGCCGACGGCAGCACCGAACTGCTCGACGGCTACTCCACCGCGGCGTTGCGTCGGGTCTGGCGGGCCCAGCAGTTCTCCTGGTGGATGACCTCGATGCTGCACCGGCTCAACGCCGACGACCCCTACGAGGCGAAGCTCCAGTCGGCCACCCTCCGGTACGTCACCACCTCGCGGGCCTACGCCACCAGCCTGGCGGAGAACTACGTGGGCCTGCCGCAGGTATGA
- a CDS encoding adenylyl cyclase, with the protein MPTPPHRRRLGRALAFGLVLTTAAVATNTPVSAGPPRPAVPDLGPNVTIFDPGMPVSQIQATLDAAHAAQVDNEMGTTRHAYLFRPGSYGTAAEPLQIKVGYYTEISGLGASPTDVVINGKIEAYNRCLTEGGTGNCIALVNFWRTLNNLSLSINAAGQDDCRASANFWAVSQAVSMRRLDVSGGGLSLMDYCTNGPQYASGGFIADSRLPATTNGSQQQWLTRNSEVESWSNAVWNQVFAGVVGAPDDAGFPDPPYTTLGTTPLSREKPYLYVDGRGKYQVRVPAARRDTRGITWGTRMTPGRTIPIGDFFVAKPSDPVRVINRELARGKHLLLTPGVYDVARSIEIRRPDTIVLGIGHATLTAVDGAVPLDVAGVPGVVVAGVTVDAGLKESPVLLRVGRKHGRNHSTPHNPITLSDVYFRIGGPHIGKTDTALEVNSDHVLIDHTWVWRGDHGVEGFTDGVNGDTDRWRTNTGRYGAVINGDHVTATGLFVEHFQRYNTVWNGEHGTTILYQNELPYDPPTQADWHNGKVNGWAGYKVGDRVRHHTLHGGGVYVFNQNNPSIRTENGFEVPVRPGIRLHHIMTVNLSAGVIDHVVNGVGEAADMDRVGVPVYLTQYP; encoded by the coding sequence ATGCCGACCCCACCACACCGCCGGCGTCTCGGTCGGGCCCTGGCCTTCGGCCTCGTGCTGACCACCGCCGCCGTCGCCACCAACACCCCGGTCAGCGCCGGCCCACCCCGACCGGCCGTCCCCGACCTCGGGCCCAACGTCACGATCTTCGACCCGGGCATGCCGGTCAGCCAGATCCAGGCGACCCTCGACGCGGCGCACGCCGCCCAGGTCGACAACGAGATGGGCACCACCCGGCACGCCTACCTGTTCCGGCCGGGCAGCTACGGCACCGCGGCGGAGCCCCTCCAGATCAAGGTGGGCTACTACACCGAGATCTCCGGGCTGGGCGCCTCCCCCACCGACGTGGTGATCAACGGCAAGATCGAGGCGTACAACCGCTGCCTCACCGAGGGCGGCACCGGCAACTGCATCGCGCTTGTCAACTTCTGGCGCACGCTGAACAACCTGTCGCTGTCGATCAACGCGGCCGGCCAGGACGACTGCCGCGCCTCGGCCAACTTCTGGGCGGTCTCCCAGGCGGTGTCGATGCGCCGGCTCGACGTCAGCGGCGGCGGACTGTCGCTGATGGACTACTGCACCAACGGGCCGCAGTACGCCAGCGGCGGCTTCATCGCCGACTCCCGGCTGCCCGCCACCACCAACGGCTCGCAGCAGCAGTGGCTGACCCGGAACAGCGAGGTCGAGAGCTGGTCCAACGCCGTGTGGAACCAGGTCTTCGCCGGGGTGGTCGGCGCACCCGACGACGCCGGCTTCCCCGACCCGCCGTACACCACCCTGGGCACCACCCCGCTGAGCCGGGAGAAGCCCTACCTGTACGTCGACGGCAGGGGGAAGTACCAGGTCCGCGTGCCCGCCGCGCGCCGAGACACCCGCGGCATCACCTGGGGCACCCGGATGACGCCGGGGCGGACCATCCCGATCGGCGACTTCTTCGTCGCCAAGCCGTCCGACCCGGTGCGGGTCATCAACCGGGAACTCGCCCGTGGCAAGCACCTGCTGCTCACCCCCGGGGTGTACGACGTGGCCCGCAGCATCGAGATCCGCCGGCCCGACACGATCGTGCTCGGCATCGGGCACGCCACCCTGACCGCCGTCGACGGCGCGGTGCCGCTCGACGTCGCCGGCGTGCCCGGCGTGGTGGTCGCCGGGGTCACCGTCGACGCGGGCCTCAAGGAGTCGCCGGTGCTGCTGCGGGTCGGCCGCAAGCACGGCCGCAACCACAGCACGCCGCACAACCCGATCACGCTGTCCGACGTGTACTTCCGAATCGGCGGGCCGCACATCGGCAAGACGGACACCGCGCTGGAGGTCAACAGCGACCACGTACTGATCGACCACACCTGGGTGTGGCGGGGCGACCACGGCGTCGAGGGCTTCACCGACGGCGTCAACGGCGACACCGACCGCTGGCGCACCAACACCGGCCGCTACGGCGCGGTCATCAACGGTGACCACGTGACCGCCACCGGGCTGTTCGTCGAGCACTTCCAGCGTTACAACACCGTGTGGAACGGCGAGCACGGCACCACGATCCTCTACCAGAACGAGCTGCCCTACGACCCGCCGACGCAGGCCGACTGGCACAACGGCAAGGTCAACGGGTGGGCCGGCTACAAGGTCGGCGACCGGGTCCGCCACCACACCCTGCACGGCGGCGGCGTCTACGTGTTCAACCAGAACAACCCGTCGATCCGCACCGAGAACGGCTTCGAGGTGCCGGTGCGGCCGGGCATCCGGCTGCACCACATCATGACGGTGAACCTCAGCGCCGGTGTCATCGACCACGTGGTCAACGGCGTGGGCGAGGCGGCCGACATGGACCGGGTCGGTGTGCCCGTCTACCTCACCCAGTACCCCTAG
- a CDS encoding GNAT family N-acetyltransferase, which translates to MADVTLRPMTADDADRVLAIYQAGLDGGDASFETVAPSWADFDAGRLPAHRLVAVDGDGTLLGWIAVSPTSSRAVYAGVVEHSVYVDPDARGRGVARLLLDALIGSTEAAGVWTIQSGVFPENAASLALHRRAGFRTIGVRERVGRHHGRWRDVVLLERRSPVVD; encoded by the coding sequence ATGGCCGACGTCACGCTGCGGCCGATGACGGCCGACGACGCGGACCGGGTGCTGGCGATCTACCAGGCTGGGCTGGACGGCGGGGACGCCAGTTTCGAGACCGTCGCGCCGTCGTGGGCGGACTTCGACGCCGGCCGGCTGCCGGCGCACCGCCTGGTCGCGGTGGACGGGGACGGGACACTGCTCGGCTGGATCGCGGTGTCGCCGACGTCGTCCCGGGCGGTCTACGCCGGGGTGGTGGAGCACTCCGTCTACGTCGACCCGGACGCCCGGGGTCGGGGGGTGGCCCGGCTGCTGCTCGACGCTCTGATCGGCTCGACGGAGGCGGCAGGCGTCTGGACGATCCAGTCCGGTGTGTTTCCCGAGAACGCCGCCAGCCTGGCCCTGCACCGGCGGGCCGGCTTCCGGACGATCGGCGTTCGCGAGCGGGTCGGCCGCCACCACGGCCGCTGGCGGGACGTCGTCCTGCTGGAGCGGCGCAGCCCGGTGGTGGACTGA